The following proteins are encoded in a genomic region of Methanoculleus bourgensis MS2:
- a CDS encoding type IV toxin-antitoxin system AbiEi family antitoxin domain-containing protein translates to MTIDILKAIAREGQVFTLEQLHRQTEIPKNVLSVMLSRWEDRGLVERIERGKYLIIPLESEKGKYTLHEFVIASHLVQPSAIAYWSALHYHGLTEQIPITVFVQTTARKKNRQLEVFGVDYRIVRVKPEKFFGFKKEWIEETSVTVTDREKTVIDCLDRPEYAGGIVEAAKALENASLDRENLSRYALMIGNNAVVRRLGYLSEQAGVPLDLPLPTSRNYLLLDPTMPRQGENDPRWRLVINTEIALPEGSG, encoded by the coding sequence GTGACAATTGATATCCTGAAGGCCATCGCCCGCGAAGGGCAGGTATTCACACTCGAGCAGCTGCACCGGCAGACAGAGATCCCGAAAAACGTACTCTCGGTGATGCTTTCCCGGTGGGAAGATCGGGGCCTCGTCGAGCGGATCGAGAGAGGGAAATACCTGATCATCCCGCTTGAGAGCGAGAAGGGCAAGTACACGCTTCACGAGTTCGTGATTGCATCACACCTCGTCCAGCCTTCAGCGATTGCGTACTGGAGCGCTCTCCACTACCACGGCCTGACAGAGCAGATCCCGATAACGGTCTTCGTCCAGACGACGGCGCGGAAGAAGAACAGACAGCTCGAGGTGTTCGGCGTGGACTACCGGATCGTGCGAGTAAAACCGGAGAAGTTTTTCGGCTTCAAGAAGGAGTGGATCGAGGAGACATCAGTCACCGTCACCGACAGGGAGAAGACGGTGATCGACTGCCTCGACAGACCCGAATACGCCGGAGGGATTGTCGAGGCCGCAAAGGCGCTGGAGAACGCATCGCTGGATCGCGAGAACCTGAGCCGGTACGCCCTGATGATCGGAAACAACGCTGTCGTCAGGAGGCTCGGTTATCTGAGTGAACAGGCGGGAGTTCCACTGGATCTGCCTCTCCCGACATCCAGGAACTACCTCCTCCTCGATCCTACGATGCCGCGCCAGGGAGAGAACGACCCGAGGTGGCGACTGGTCATCAACACCGAGATCGCGCTTCCGGAGGGCTCGGGGTGA
- a CDS encoding nucleotidyl transferase AbiEii/AbiGii toxin family protein: MIPVREIKEAARAYGVPPSTIERDYAQNWLLAHLSALPMALKGGTGIRKVFIENYRFSDDLDFTLREPYEKEALQEAVKDVVSRVREESGIGFEEDISIIETTTGFRATTLFRIIPMNASTPTRIIIDLTTMSNESILLPVETRQIYHPYSDRLTAGVTCYCLEEIMAEKIRSLFQRVRPRDIYDIRHLADRVDPDAVRAILHRKCECKEVVPDNSVLARKRERFSAAWSASLRHQMKVVPDFEEAFGRALDCVELYTRRPGEVSCGRGDDRSD; encoded by the coding sequence GTGATACCGGTCCGCGAGATCAAAGAGGCCGCCCGTGCCTACGGGGTTCCGCCCTCGACCATCGAGCGGGACTACGCACAGAACTGGCTCCTCGCTCATCTGAGCGCCCTCCCCATGGCGCTGAAAGGGGGGACGGGAATCCGGAAAGTTTTCATCGAGAACTATCGCTTCTCGGACGATCTCGATTTCACCCTGCGGGAGCCGTACGAAAAGGAGGCGTTGCAGGAGGCGGTGAAGGATGTGGTATCCCGCGTGCGAGAGGAGAGCGGCATAGGGTTTGAGGAGGATATCAGCATTATCGAGACGACGACCGGATTCCGGGCGACAACCCTGTTCAGGATCATCCCCATGAACGCATCCACCCCGACCAGGATCATCATCGACCTCACGACCATGAGTAACGAGAGCATTCTGCTCCCCGTTGAGACGAGGCAGATCTATCACCCGTACTCAGACAGACTTACCGCCGGGGTGACCTGTTACTGCCTGGAGGAGATCATGGCCGAGAAGATCCGCTCTCTCTTCCAGCGGGTACGTCCCCGGGATATCTACGATATCCGGCACTTGGCCGACCGCGTGGACCCGGACGCCGTGAGGGCTATTCTCCACCGGAAATGCGAATGCAAAGAGGTCGTCCCGGACAACTCCGTGCTCGCGAGGAAGCGTGAACGGTTCTCAGCAGCATGGAGCGCATCGCTCCGGCACCAGATGAAGGTCGTCCCGGATTTCGAGGAGGCATTTGGAAGGGCGCTGGATTGTGTCGAACTCTACACCCGGCGACCGGGCGAGGTTTCGTGTGGTCGGGGCGATGATCGGAGTGATTGA
- a CDS encoding type II toxin-antitoxin system HicB family antitoxin, whose amino-acid sequence MAAVPELAGCSAFGETEGEALSEVNVAIDLWIETARGAGREGNAREGVR is encoded by the coding sequence ATCGCCGCCGTCCCGGAACTTGCCGGCTGCTCCGCGTTCGGCGAGACCGAAGGGGAGGCACTCTCCGAAGTGAATGTGGCTATCGACCTCTGGATCGAGACCGCCCGTGGAGCGGGGCGGGAGGGGAACGCGAGGGAGGGGGTGCGGTGA
- a CDS encoding helicase-related protein, which yields MLRLEDIKKDAAINGIEPGQIVHIVTTEPVGENALTVYYKTANGQLKEQMLFRSSEACLSLAKAGRPWAFDAPGEGFKLAAEAYRIDLAYLFDPMMAVHTSNVEPLPHQITAVYESMLPRQPLRFVLADDPGAGKTIMAGLLIRELLMRADAERILIVAPGSLVEQWQDEMYEKFGLEFTIFSRDLTEQSLGGNPFDDHSLLIARLDQLARNEDLQEKLDRTQWDLVVVDEAHKMSATYYGSKVNKTQRFRLGELLGAHTRHFLLMTATPHNGKEEDFQLFLSLLDADRFYGKFRDEAHKVDVSDLMRRMVKEDLLKFDGTPLFPERIAETVNYTLSDAEAALYQQVTRYVQEEMNKADLIVNKQRRGAVGFALTGLQRRLASSPEAIFQSLARRRERLARRVEEVKIDMRGREAAETLFDVRTNGDAWDADEEMAADEYEEYEEEVVDQATASQTIHELEAEIRILEGLEEQARQVVRSGHDRKWEELSRLLQDTPQMHEEGGRQRKLIIFTEYKDTLRYLATRIRGLLGSEEAVVTIDGSDLREKRREKQEMFRSDPTVRILVATDAAGEGVNLQNAHLMVNYDLPWNPNRLEQRFGRIHRIGQTEVCRLWNLVAAETREGDVYQRLLQKLETERKALGGRVFDILGEVFDERSLRDLLIEAIRYGDDPEVRARLMQRVEGALDTERLRNLMRQNALCEAVIDEGRLFAIKADMEKAEARKLQPYFIRAFFTRAFGEFGGDLRPREPGRWEITHVPAAIRERDRRYRQPVLNRYERVCFEKEYVRLLDRVGAPMAALIHPGHPLMQAVTDLVLEAHRPKLRQGAVLVDPNDPGTTPRVLFIIDHSVRDGNDENRTVSRRMQFVAIDADGRAENAGWAPHLDLAPIGEEERGLVADLLASPWVNNDLERLALAHATERIVPEHFADVKERRERMADRTMAAVQARLVKEINYWQDRYLKLQDDQRAGKEVRMNLENVRRTVDDLTVRLQRRRRELAAMRHVISATPVIAGGALVIPAGLLAARQGEETGVDAAARKHVEAVAMRAVMEAERALGHEVIDVSAEKCGWDVTALMPGKDGEAPTTRHIEVKGRAKGQTTVTVSRNEILYGLNQAEKFVLAIVLVDGEEYEGPFYIREPFDNEPGWAVTSVNLDLAALLERAERPGVGRL from the coding sequence ATGCTACGACTGGAAGATATCAAGAAAGATGCGGCCATCAACGGTATCGAGCCCGGCCAGATCGTCCATATTGTCACCACTGAGCCTGTCGGTGAGAACGCGCTGACGGTCTATTACAAGACCGCCAACGGGCAGTTGAAAGAGCAGATGCTCTTCCGCTCCAGCGAAGCCTGCCTCTCCCTCGCGAAGGCCGGGCGGCCGTGGGCGTTCGACGCACCCGGCGAAGGGTTCAAACTTGCCGCCGAGGCCTACCGGATCGACCTCGCCTACCTCTTCGATCCGATGATGGCGGTGCATACCTCGAACGTCGAACCTCTCCCCCACCAGATCACGGCGGTCTATGAGTCGATGCTCCCCCGGCAGCCGCTGCGGTTCGTCCTTGCGGACGACCCCGGCGCCGGCAAGACGATCATGGCTGGTCTCCTGATCCGCGAGCTCTTGATGCGGGCCGACGCCGAGCGGATCCTGATCGTCGCCCCAGGGAGCCTCGTGGAGCAGTGGCAGGACGAGATGTACGAGAAGTTCGGCCTTGAGTTCACTATCTTCTCCCGTGACCTCACGGAACAGTCGCTCGGTGGCAACCCGTTCGACGATCATTCCCTGCTGATTGCCCGGCTCGACCAGCTCGCCCGCAATGAGGACCTGCAGGAGAAACTCGATCGTACGCAGTGGGATCTCGTGGTGGTGGACGAGGCCCACAAGATGTCGGCGACGTATTACGGCTCGAAGGTGAACAAGACCCAGAGATTCAGGCTGGGGGAACTGCTCGGCGCTCATACCCGCCACTTCCTCCTGATGACGGCGACGCCGCATAACGGGAAGGAGGAGGACTTCCAGCTCTTCCTCTCCCTGCTGGACGCAGACCGGTTCTACGGGAAATTCAGGGACGAGGCCCACAAGGTGGATGTCTCGGACCTGATGCGCCGGATGGTGAAGGAGGATCTCCTGAAGTTCGATGGGACACCCCTCTTCCCCGAACGGATTGCAGAAACTGTCAACTACACCCTCTCCGACGCCGAGGCGGCCCTCTACCAGCAGGTCACGCGGTACGTGCAGGAGGAGATGAACAAGGCTGACCTGATCGTGAACAAGCAGCGGAGAGGTGCGGTCGGGTTCGCTCTCACCGGGCTGCAACGGCGGCTGGCATCGAGTCCCGAGGCAATCTTCCAGTCGCTCGCGCGACGTCGCGAGCGGTTGGCCCGCCGCGTGGAAGAGGTGAAGATCGATATGCGCGGCCGGGAGGCCGCCGAGACGCTCTTTGATGTGCGGACAAACGGCGACGCCTGGGACGCCGACGAGGAGATGGCCGCCGACGAGTACGAGGAGTACGAGGAGGAGGTCGTTGACCAGGCCACCGCCTCGCAGACGATCCACGAACTGGAGGCTGAGATCCGGATCCTTGAGGGGCTGGAGGAGCAGGCCCGGCAGGTTGTCCGGTCGGGCCACGACCGAAAGTGGGAGGAACTCTCCAGGCTCCTGCAGGATACGCCCCAGATGCACGAGGAGGGAGGGCGACAGCGCAAGCTGATCATCTTCACCGAGTACAAGGACACCCTCCGGTATCTGGCGACACGGATCCGCGGGTTGCTCGGCTCCGAGGAGGCGGTGGTCACCATCGATGGGAGCGATCTACGGGAGAAGCGGCGGGAGAAGCAGGAGATGTTCCGGAGCGATCCGACGGTGCGGATCCTCGTCGCCACCGACGCAGCCGGGGAGGGCGTAAACCTGCAGAACGCTCACCTGATGGTGAACTACGACCTGCCGTGGAACCCGAACCGGCTGGAGCAGCGGTTCGGCCGGATCCACCGTATCGGGCAGACGGAGGTCTGCCGCCTCTGGAATCTGGTGGCGGCCGAGACAAGGGAGGGCGATGTTTACCAGCGGTTGCTCCAGAAGCTGGAGACGGAGCGAAAGGCCCTTGGCGGCCGGGTCTTTGACATCCTCGGAGAGGTCTTTGACGAACGGAGTCTGCGGGACCTGCTGATCGAGGCGATCCGCTACGGCGACGACCCAGAGGTGCGGGCGAGACTCATGCAACGGGTCGAGGGGGCCCTCGATACCGAACGCCTGCGGAATCTCATGCGGCAGAATGCCCTCTGTGAGGCGGTGATAGATGAGGGGCGGTTGTTTGCGATCAAGGCCGATATGGAGAAGGCAGAAGCGAGGAAACTGCAGCCCTACTTCATCAGGGCGTTCTTTACCCGGGCGTTTGGGGAGTTCGGGGGCGACCTGCGGCCGCGTGAGCCGGGAAGGTGGGAGATCACGCATGTCCCGGCGGCGATCCGTGAACGCGACCGGCGGTATCGGCAGCCGGTGCTAAACCGCTATGAGCGGGTTTGTTTCGAGAAGGAGTACGTCCGGCTGCTCGACCGGGTGGGGGCGCCGATGGCGGCGCTGATTCACCCGGGCCATCCCCTGATGCAGGCGGTGACCGATCTCGTGCTGGAGGCCCACCGGCCGAAACTCCGGCAGGGGGCGGTGCTGGTAGACCCGAACGATCCCGGCACGACGCCGCGGGTGCTCTTCATCATCGACCATTCGGTGCGGGACGGGAACGATGAGAACCGCACGGTTTCGCGGCGGATGCAGTTCGTGGCGATTGATGCCGATGGAAGGGCGGAGAACGCGGGCTGGGCACCCCACCTCGATCTAGCGCCGATCGGGGAGGAGGAGCGGGGGCTGGTTGCCGATCTTCTCGCTTCGCCGTGGGTCAACAACGACCTCGAGCGGCTGGCCCTCGCCCACGCGACCGAGCGGATTGTGCCGGAGCACTTTGCCGATGTGAAGGAGCGGCGGGAGCGGATGGCCGACCGGACGATGGCGGCGGTGCAGGCGCGGCTGGTCAAGGAGATCAACTACTGGCAGGACCGGTATCTCAAACTGCAGGATGACCAGCGGGCCGGGAAGGAAGTGCGGATGAACCTTGAGAACGTCCGCCGGACGGTGGACGACCTCACGGTGCGGCTGCAGCGGCGACGGCGCGAACTGGCGGCGATGCGGCATGTCATCTCAGCGACGCCGGTGATCGCCGGTGGTGCGCTGGTGATCCCGGCCGGGCTGCTCGCGGCACGCCAGGGGGAGGAGACGGGCGTCGATGCCGCCGCCCGGAAGCACGTCGAGGCGGTGGCGATGCGGGCGGTGATGGAGGCCGAGCGTGCCCTTGGCCACGAGGTGATTGATGTCTCGGCCGAGAAGTGCGGCTGGGACGTCACCGCCCTCATGCCCGGGAAGGATGGAGAGGCGCCAACGACGCGCCACATCGAGGTGAAGGGCCGGGCGAAAGGCCAGACGACCGTCACCGTATCGCGCAACGAGATCCTCTATGGTCTCAACCAGGCGGAGAAGTTTGTGCTTGCTATCGTGTTGGTGGACGGCGAGGAGTATGAAGGT